In Numenius arquata chromosome 17, bNumArq3.hap1.1, whole genome shotgun sequence, a genomic segment contains:
- the ZNF750 gene encoding zinc finger protein 750 gives MSLLKERKPKKPHYIPRPPGKPFKYKCFQCPFTCNEKSHLFNHMKYGLCKNSITLVSEQDRVIKCPKTSSLEPKQINQLESTVKPTSSKSVTNGLSNLDSKPQYPFAKEDAKENVELQNQATNTAIQGQKSAIQKELTPASTTSESAISMQPLLDSIVRPSAFVPVGEHRDSKGPETSEVSEIISLSNKSSPFHTKSAFHAPSHPWKAGSPFLPEFPHKVAPTKGFGSISPYMQPMIPEYSPHFYEHRLAIYTPYLLPGSSECESSALSVYGTQDQRHFLPHPGPLPKPINPSAYEHYRLFQQYHSAPPIPYGFCRPTDPSFYRFSHVAGINRDQNSHLMEETTLLYPASLSPSQQYPLSSHKKQADYEKEMTLLHAKSHSKDEQNERENAKMSPLAGSAATGSPGRPSPTNFTQTSQACEGLFDLSNKSSSTSLGKYDQPEENFTAFRPVRKSTDQPTPLPSVQTQQDRGDSPTSINVTDEDSHAQNESHNNEGSLSNAEEDTGIVPLNLSKKADTNTGPIHEHAYKPTAKTESQNFLDLQDMPLNLSVKDSCNTVSLKTSFHSPSHDNGAATSPNTENESSGADACNPKNPTNSACDKSSFTAHRNEAQDLRIIDSCDEQKQTAAVALCQLAAYSPSKARMDNEGQSPQDSNASCTEATLNSSDTQDNQCNQKVKGQKRTNQKESAKSQQGTKRVRPNDCSRVFTLRKRTRVS, from the exons atgagTCTCCTCAAAGAACGTAAACCAAAGAAGCCTCACTACATCCCAAGACCACCAGGAAAGCCATTTAAGTACAAGTGCTTTCAGTGCCCCTTTACTTGCAATGAGAAATCCCATCTTTTTAACCATATGAAGTATGGCCTCTGCAAAAACTCAATTACTTTAGTATCGGAGCAGGATCGTGTTATCAAGTGTCCAAAGACCAGTTCCTTGGAGCCCAAACAGATCAATCAGCTTGAATCTACAGTCAAACCAACTTCTTCTAAATCTGTCACAAATGGACTGTCAAATCTCGATTCAAAGCCTCAATATCCTTTTGCCAAAGAAGATGCCAAGGAAAACGTTGAATTACAAAACCAGGCAACAAACACAGCAATTCAAGGACAAAAATCTGCGATTCAGAAGGAATTAACCCCTGCCAGTACCACATCCGAAAGCGCTATCAGCATGCAGCCCCTTTTGGACAGCATTGTAAGGCCCTCCGCTTTCGTTCCTGTAGGAGAACACAGAGATAGTAAAGGCCCAGAAACTAGTGAAGTATCTGAAATTATATCGCTCTCTAACAAAAGTTCACCTTTTCACACTAAGTCTGCGTTTCACGCACCAAGTCACCCATGGAAAGCAGgttctcctttcctcccagagTTTCCGCATAAAGTTGCTCCCACGAAAGGTTTTGGTTCCATTTCACCTTACATGCAACCGATGATTCCCGAGTACTCACCCCATTTTTACGAGCACAGGCTGGCTATCTACACCCCTTACCTGCTGCCAGGCAGCTCAGAGTGTGAAAGCTCTGCTCTGTCTGTCTATGGCACACAAGATCAAAGACACTTTCTTCCCCACCCTGGGCCACTTCCAAAACCCATCAATCCGTCAGCATATGAACACTATCGATTGTTCCAACAATATCATTCTGCTCCCCCAATACCATATGGATTTTGTAGGCCAACAGATCCTTCATTTTACAGATTTTCACATGTAGCTGGTATTAACAGAGATCAAAATTCTCACCTAATGGAAGAAACTACCTTGCTGTACCCAGCTTCTTTAAGCCCATCCCAACAATACCCTCTAAGTTCACATAAAAAACAAGCAGATTACGAAAAAGAAATGACATTATTGCACGCCAAAAGTCATTCTAAAGATGagcaaaatgaaagagagaatgcTAAAATGAGCCCTCTCGCAGGAAGCGCGGCAACAGGCTCCCCTGGCAGACCTAGCCCAACCAACTTCACTCAGACAAGTCAAGCGTGCGAAGGCTTATTTGACCTCTCTAACAAGTCCTCTTCCACATCGCTTGGCAAGTACGACCAACCAGAAGAAAACTTCACAGCTTTCAGACCCGTGAGAAAAAGCACCGATCAACCAACTCCACTTCCAAGTGTGCAGACACAGCAAGATAGAGGAGATTCACCTACCag cattaatgtcactgatgaagattcACATGCACAGAACGAAAGCCATAACAATGAAGGCTCACTGTCCAACGCGGAAGAAGACACAGGGATCGTTCCCCTTAACCTTTCGAAAAAGGCTGACACAAACACAGGACCTATTCACGAGCATGCATACAAACCCACAGCCAAAACAGAAAGTCAGAACTTCCTAGACTTGCAAGACATGCCTCTGAACCTCTCAGTAAAAGATTCCTGTAACACAGTGAGCCTGAAAACGTCATTCCACAGTCCGTCTCATGATAATGGTGCTGCTACTTCTCCAAACACCGAAAATGAAAGCTCCGGAGCAGATGCGTGTAACCCCAAGAACCCTACTAACAGTGCCTGCGACAAATCTTCTTTCACAGCTCACCGTAACGAAGCTCAAGACTTAAGAATAATTGACAGCTGTGATGAACAGAAACAAACGGCGGCTGTAGCTCTCTGCCAGCTCGCTGCATACAGCCCCAGCAAAGCCAGAATGGACAATGAAGGGCAGAGTCCTCAGGACAGTAACGCTTCATGTACAGAAGCTACTCTTAATTCTTCCGATACTCAGGATAATCAGTGCAATCAAAaagtaaaaggacaaaaaaggaCAAATCAAAAAGAATCGGCAAAATCACAGCAAGGCACTAAAAGAGTAAGGCCAAATGACTGTAGCAGAGTCTTCACTTTAAGGAAGAGAACAAGAGTATCTTAA